A single region of the Thermodesulfatator indicus DSM 15286 genome encodes:
- the ilvB gene encoding biosynthetic-type acetolactate synthase large subunit, whose product MTGAQIVVEALRREGVDIIFGYPGGAVIDIYDELYRTEDIKHVLVRHEQGATHAADGLARSTGKVGVCLVTSGPGATNTVTGIATAYMDSIPMVILTGQVPTKLIGNDAFQEVDITGITRPCTKHNFLVKRVEDLAWTLKAAFHIARTGRPGPVLVDLPKDVQQAKTEFHWPDEIRLRSYNPNYEPNKRQVEKTYRLLEASTRPVFLIGGGVIASGAHEEVRELAELLHIPVTMTLMGLGGFPGTHEYSLGMLGMHGTYYANMAVANSDLIIAVGARFDDRVTGKVDAFAPMAKIVHIDIDPTSIQKNVRVDVPIVGDCKRSLAKLLEVVKSVARPSKLWKEQFKEWWEQIDIWRRRYPLSYKQEGDYIKPQFVIEKMYELTKGDAIVSTEVGQNQMWTAQFWKFDRPRTLLSSGGLGTMGYGFPAAIGAQMAHPDKLVIDFAGDGSIQMNIQEMATAIDQRLPIKVIILNNGFLGMVRQWQELFYDRRYSSVEFATIPDFVKLAEAYGAVGLRATKPEEVEPVLKKALETKNLVFVDIHIAPEEGVFPMVPAGRATTEMILV is encoded by the coding sequence ATGACCGGTGCTCAGATCGTTGTTGAGGCCCTGAGAAGAGAAGGGGTTGACATTATTTTTGGTTATCCTGGTGGTGCGGTAATTGACATTTATGACGAACTTTACCGCACTGAAGACATTAAGCACGTTCTGGTAAGGCATGAGCAAGGGGCGACCCACGCCGCTGATGGCCTGGCTCGCTCTACGGGAAAGGTAGGTGTTTGCCTGGTTACCTCTGGCCCTGGAGCCACTAATACGGTCACTGGTATTGCTACGGCCTACATGGATTCTATCCCTATGGTCATTCTTACTGGTCAGGTGCCAACCAAGCTCATTGGTAACGACGCCTTCCAGGAGGTTGACATCACTGGTATCACTCGGCCGTGCACTAAACACAACTTTCTGGTCAAGCGGGTAGAAGACCTGGCCTGGACCTTAAAAGCTGCTTTTCATATTGCCCGTACCGGTCGTCCTGGTCCTGTGTTGGTTGACTTACCAAAAGATGTTCAGCAGGCGAAAACCGAATTTCACTGGCCAGATGAAATAAGGCTTCGCAGTTATAATCCCAATTATGAACCTAACAAGCGCCAGGTGGAAAAGACTTATCGCTTGCTTGAGGCCTCAACCCGGCCTGTTTTCTTAATTGGCGGAGGAGTTATTGCCTCCGGTGCCCACGAGGAAGTTAGAGAACTGGCCGAACTTCTTCACATCCCGGTTACTATGACCCTTATGGGGCTTGGTGGGTTCCCTGGCACCCACGAGTATTCTTTAGGGATGCTCGGTATGCACGGAACCTACTACGCCAATATGGCGGTAGCCAATAGCGACCTTATCATCGCCGTAGGAGCCCGTTTTGATGATCGGGTTACCGGCAAAGTAGATGCCTTTGCTCCTATGGCCAAAATTGTCCACATTGACATTGACCCTACTTCTATCCAGAAAAATGTCCGGGTAGATGTGCCTATAGTGGGCGATTGTAAGCGGTCACTGGCCAAGCTCCTCGAGGTCGTTAAGAGTGTGGCCCGTCCGAGCAAACTTTGGAAAGAACAGTTCAAGGAATGGTGGGAACAGATTGATATATGGCGTCGTCGCTATCCTCTTTCTTACAAGCAAGAAGGAGATTACATCAAGCCTCAGTTTGTTATTGAAAAGATGTACGAGCTCACCAAAGGTGATGCCATTGTTTCTACTGAGGTTGGTCAAAACCAGATGTGGACTGCCCAGTTCTGGAAATTTGATAGGCCGCGGACACTTCTTTCTTCAGGTGGGCTTGGTACCATGGGTTACGGTTTCCCTGCGGCAATCGGCGCCCAGATGGCCCATCCTGATAAGCTGGTTATAGATTTCGCTGGTGATGGTTCTATTCAGATGAATATTCAAGAGATGGCCACGGCCATTGACCAGCGTTTGCCTATTAAAGTGATTATTCTTAATAATGGCTTTCTCGGTATGGTGCGTCAATGGCAGGAACTGTTTTACGATAGGCGTTACTCATCGGTTGAGTTTGCTACTATTCCTGATTTTGTCAAATTAGCTGAAGCTTACGGTGCAGTTGGCCTTAGGGCCACCAAACCCGAGGAAGTTGAACCGGTTTTAAAGAAGGCCCTTGAGACCAAAAATTTGGTGTTTGTTGATATTCACATTGCCCCTGAAGAAGGCGTTTTTCCCATGGTTCCCGCTGGTCGGGCTACTACGGAAATGATTCTGGTATAA
- a CDS encoding cation-translocating P-type ATPase: MTKLPPNPHSLTLEELFKLLETSITGLSVAEAKKRLDTYGPNELEEAPKKSPLKLFLAQFANVLIFILLIAASISFLVGDEIEAVVILLIVLACGVLGFIQEWKADKALAALKEMAAPEAIVIREGKHLKIPAREVVPGDILVLAAGDKVAADVRLVESINLKIDEAPFTGESVPVSKDASLVLPPETPLPDRRNMAFAGTTVINGRGLGLVVATGKATEFGKIAHMLKGVEEEKTPLEKRLAVIGRWLGVLSLIVAAVAAAFGIMRGHSWLEMFLWGVSLAVAAVPESLPAVVTAALAIGVSRMAKRRAIVKRLPAVETLGSTTVICTDKTGTLTKNEMTVKKIWAGDKLFEITGTGYETKGQILYKGKPVDIFHHPDLYHTLLVGLLCNDARLEDGKFIGDPTEIALLVAGLKAGLNPEAFERVAEVPFDSDRKRMSVVVREKANGRYLILTKGSLESLLGISSHYQKDDKIFPLNAQEKQKIAQMTDAMADEALRVMAFAFREVESVPSENEIERDLIFCGLQGMIDPPRPEVREAVKKCHEAGIRVIMITGDHAKTALTIGYDLGIVPEKRPAFALTARELENLSDHELKEKLKKVSVFARVSPAHKLRLVKLLKEDGHIVAMTGDGVNDAPALKAADIGIAMGITGTQVAKEASDIILADDNFATIVAAVEEGRTIFDNIKKYMLFLLSFNLSEILVLIAGFLKGLALPLTAIHILWINLVTNGPPALALGVDPPAPDLMKRPPRPPQEGVFTRRLVALIGAFSVLIAFFLLPVFVYGFSASQSVIFSQTVLFTGFVFMAVAVAYVSRSEYLNIWRYNPLANKWLNLSVLFMVASQIMIVQCPFFNKYLHTVPISEKWWFILAALALFYIFPAEILKSLISRFFR; the protein is encoded by the coding sequence GTGACTAAATTACCTCCAAATCCCCATAGCCTTACTTTAGAGGAACTTTTCAAGCTTTTAGAGACTTCAATAACAGGGCTTTCCGTCGCTGAAGCGAAAAAGCGCCTTGATACTTACGGCCCTAATGAATTGGAAGAAGCTCCTAAAAAATCTCCCTTAAAACTATTCCTGGCCCAGTTTGCCAACGTATTGATTTTTATTCTTCTTATCGCGGCTAGCATTTCTTTTTTAGTGGGAGACGAAATTGAAGCGGTGGTCATATTATTGATAGTCCTGGCCTGTGGGGTGCTTGGTTTTATCCAGGAATGGAAGGCTGATAAGGCTCTTGCCGCCCTAAAAGAAATGGCCGCTCCAGAGGCCATAGTAATTCGTGAAGGAAAACACCTGAAAATTCCTGCCCGTGAAGTGGTTCCAGGAGATATCCTGGTGCTTGCGGCTGGAGACAAGGTGGCTGCAGATGTGCGTCTCGTTGAAAGCATTAATCTCAAAATAGACGAGGCCCCGTTTACTGGGGAATCAGTTCCGGTAAGTAAAGACGCTTCTTTAGTTTTGCCTCCAGAAACACCTCTTCCTGATAGGCGTAACATGGCCTTTGCTGGTACCACGGTGATTAACGGCCGAGGTCTTGGCCTGGTAGTGGCCACGGGAAAAGCCACAGAGTTTGGAAAAATAGCTCACATGCTTAAAGGGGTTGAAGAAGAAAAGACCCCTCTTGAAAAGAGGCTTGCGGTTATTGGCCGCTGGCTAGGGGTTTTGTCACTTATAGTGGCCGCGGTGGCCGCGGCCTTTGGCATAATGCGCGGGCACTCCTGGCTTGAGATGTTTCTCTGGGGCGTTTCCCTCGCGGTGGCGGCGGTGCCAGAGTCTTTACCAGCCGTTGTTACCGCTGCTCTGGCCATTGGAGTTTCACGCATGGCCAAACGCAGGGCCATTGTCAAACGTTTGCCTGCTGTAGAAACCCTGGGCTCCACCACCGTTATCTGCACGGACAAAACGGGCACGCTTACCAAAAACGAAATGACCGTTAAGAAGATATGGGCCGGGGATAAACTCTTTGAAATTACCGGGACCGGCTACGAAACCAAGGGCCAGATCCTTTATAAAGGAAAGCCAGTTGATATCTTTCACCACCCGGATCTTTATCACACCCTTTTGGTTGGGCTTCTTTGTAACGACGCTCGCCTGGAAGATGGCAAGTTTATAGGCGATCCTACCGAAATCGCCCTTCTGGTGGCGGGCCTTAAAGCTGGCCTTAATCCAGAGGCCTTTGAAAGAGTAGCGGAAGTCCCCTTTGATAGTGACCGCAAGAGAATGAGCGTGGTGGTGCGCGAAAAGGCAAACGGGCGCTATTTGATTTTGACCAAGGGTTCTCTTGAGAGCCTTCTTGGTATTTCTTCACACTATCAAAAAGACGATAAAATTTTCCCACTAAACGCCCAGGAAAAGCAAAAAATAGCCCAGATGACAGACGCAATGGCAGACGAAGCCTTAAGGGTTATGGCCTTTGCTTTTCGCGAAGTAGAGAGCGTGCCCTCAGAAAATGAAATAGAAAGAGATCTCATTTTCTGTGGCCTTCAGGGTATGATTGACCCCCCGCGTCCAGAGGTGCGAGAAGCGGTTAAAAAGTGCCATGAGGCCGGCATCAGAGTGATTATGATCACTGGTGACCACGCTAAAACAGCGCTGACTATTGGTTATGACCTGGGTATCGTGCCTGAGAAAAGACCTGCATTTGCTTTGACAGCGAGGGAGCTTGAAAACCTTTCTGACCACGAGCTAAAAGAAAAACTGAAAAAGGTTTCTGTTTTTGCCAGAGTCTCTCCGGCTCACAAGTTGCGCTTGGTTAAACTTTTAAAAGAGGACGGACACATTGTAGCCATGACTGGCGACGGGGTGAACGACGCTCCGGCCTTAAAAGCCGCAGACATTGGTATTGCCATGGGGATTACCGGCACTCAGGTGGCTAAAGAGGCTTCGGATATTATCCTTGCCGATGATAACTTTGCCACTATTGTGGCCGCGGTGGAAGAAGGCCGCACTATCTTTGATAACATAAAGAAGTACATGCTCTTTTTGTTGAGCTTTAACCTTTCAGAGATCTTGGTGTTAATAGCAGGCTTTTTAAAAGGGCTCGCTCTACCGCTTACGGCTATTCACATTCTCTGGATTAATCTGGTAACAAACGGTCCACCAGCACTGGCTTTGGGAGTTGACCCTCCTGCTCCAGACCTCATGAAACGGCCTCCAAGGCCTCCTCAGGAAGGCGTTTTTACCAGAAGATTGGTGGCCTTAATCGGGGCCTTTTCTGTCCTAATAGCCTTCTTTTTATTGCCGGTCTTTGTTTATGGTTTTTCTGCTTCACAATCGGTAATCTTTTCGCAGACAGTTCTTTTTACCGGTTTTGTATTTATGGCCGTAGCTGTGGCTTATGTTTCGCGTTCAGAGTACTTAAATATCTGGCGCTACAATCCTTTAGCTAACAAGTGGTTGAATTTGAGTGTCCTTTTTATGGTGGCCTCGCAAATTATGATCGTGCAATGTCCGTTTTTTAATAAGTATTTGCATACGGTTCCTATTTCAGAGAAGTGGTGGTTTATACTTGCTGCGTTGGCTTTATTTTATATTTTCCCTGCAGAAATTTTGAAAAGCCTCATAAGCCGCTTCTTTCGTTAG
- a CDS encoding shikimate dehydrogenase, giving the protein MDTYGIIGWPVAHSLSPAMHNAAFKSLGIRAVYGLLPLAPENLAEGIKGIRALNIKGVSVTVPHKETVMPLLDEIDPVASEIGAVNTIVNKDGRLLGFNTDWIGVKKALEEKIAISGQKAVVVGAGGAAKAVVYALIKEGASVAIYNRTFEKAKRLAQTLGGVALPWEELASASGDILIQTTSVGLKEDKSPVPKEVLSRFKLVMDIVYQPLKTRLLREAEEAGCETIDGLSMLVYQGIEQFYLWFGARPQASLMREAAEKELLGEKNDQARN; this is encoded by the coding sequence ATGGACACTTATGGAATTATAGGTTGGCCGGTTGCACACTCTTTGTCTCCGGCTATGCACAATGCGGCCTTTAAAAGCCTGGGTATAAGGGCTGTTTATGGGCTTTTGCCCCTTGCTCCGGAGAATCTGGCTGAGGGAATAAAAGGCATAAGGGCCCTAAACATAAAAGGTGTTTCTGTTACTGTGCCTCACAAGGAAACTGTCATGCCTTTGCTTGATGAGATAGACCCGGTGGCCAGCGAAATCGGCGCGGTAAACACCATAGTAAATAAAGACGGGCGGCTTTTAGGTTTTAATACCGATTGGATTGGTGTTAAAAAGGCGCTAGAAGAAAAAATAGCTATTTCTGGCCAAAAGGCCGTAGTCGTAGGTGCTGGTGGAGCGGCCAAAGCGGTGGTTTACGCCCTGATAAAAGAAGGGGCGTCAGTGGCTATTTATAACCGCACCTTTGAAAAAGCTAAAAGACTTGCCCAAACTTTGGGTGGTGTGGCTTTACCCTGGGAAGAATTAGCAAGTGCTTCAGGTGATATTCTCATTCAGACCACCAGTGTAGGCTTAAAAGAAGATAAAAGCCCGGTGCCCAAAGAAGTGCTTTCGCGCTTCAAGTTAGTGATGGACATTGTTTATCAACCTTTAAAAACCCGTCTTTTGAGAGAGGCTGAAGAGGCCGGCTGTGAAACCATAGATGGCCTTTCCATGTTGGTTTACCAAGGGATTGAACAATTTTATCTATGGTTTGGAGCGCGGCCTCAAGCTTCTTTGATGAGGGAAGCGGCCGAAAAAGAACTTTTAGGAGAAAAAAATGACCAAGCGCGAAATTAA
- the aroA gene encoding 3-phosphoshikimate 1-carboxyvinyltransferase, with translation MTKREIKPLKGPIEALVKVPGSKSITQRALICAALAEGESILEDALRSEDPDLLAQALAATGVRVEFSETALKIGGIGGSPRLSGKEIFMGNNGTGARFFLAYASLGKGTPIVLTGTKRLCERPFKSLIEALRAWGASLSCLEKEGFLPIKIAGGGLSGGEVSLSVSESSQFLSALLLVGPYTREPAVIKLSSPLVSRPYVDLTLAVMEIFGAEVEEREETFLVHQQKYQARHYQIEADASSASYFLAAAALVGGQVTVANLPKDSLQGDAAFAGILSRMGCEVTYDKGVTVTRDPKISLRGIDINMGRYPDLVPTLAVVAAKAKGKTIIRGVPHLRFKETDRLKAVATELRKCEVPVEELEDGLIIEGTDNIKGAEIETYDDHRIAMAFAILGLVVEGMVILNPGCVAKSFPNFWEILGTLYA, from the coding sequence ATGACCAAGCGCGAAATTAAGCCGCTTAAAGGGCCGATAGAGGCCCTGGTAAAAGTGCCTGGCTCAAAGAGTATTACCCAGAGGGCTTTGATTTGTGCGGCGCTGGCTGAAGGGGAATCAATTTTGGAAGATGCCCTCCGAAGCGAAGACCCAGATCTCCTGGCCCAGGCACTGGCCGCTACTGGAGTCAGGGTAGAGTTTTCTGAAACCGCTTTGAAGATAGGCGGTATAGGTGGAAGCCCGAGACTTAGCGGCAAAGAAATTTTTATGGGCAACAATGGTACAGGTGCCCGGTTTTTCCTGGCTTATGCTTCTCTGGGTAAAGGTACTCCCATTGTCTTGACCGGGACTAAAAGGCTTTGCGAACGGCCTTTTAAGTCCCTGATAGAGGCTTTGCGCGCTTGGGGAGCCTCTCTTTCCTGCCTTGAAAAGGAAGGTTTTTTGCCGATTAAAATAGCCGGTGGTGGGCTTTCTGGAGGTGAGGTTAGCCTTTCTGTTTCAGAAAGTAGTCAGTTTCTTTCAGCCCTATTATTGGTAGGGCCTTATACCAGGGAGCCAGCGGTTATTAAACTTTCAAGTCCGTTGGTTTCTCGCCCTTATGTGGATCTGACGCTAGCGGTTATGGAGATTTTTGGGGCTGAAGTTGAAGAAAGAGAAGAGACTTTTTTAGTTCACCAGCAAAAATATCAGGCTAGGCATTATCAAATAGAAGCTGATGCCTCAAGTGCCTCTTATTTTTTGGCGGCGGCAGCTTTAGTAGGTGGTCAGGTTACCGTGGCTAACCTACCTAAGGATTCTCTTCAGGGAGATGCGGCCTTTGCTGGTATTCTTTCACGCATGGGTTGTGAAGTTACTTATGATAAGGGAGTTACAGTCACACGAGATCCTAAAATCTCCCTCAGAGGGATAGACATAAACATGGGACGCTATCCGGATCTTGTGCCAACGCTTGCGGTGGTTGCCGCCAAAGCCAAAGGTAAGACCATAATCAGAGGCGTCCCCCACCTGCGCTTTAAAGAGACTGATAGGCTAAAGGCCGTGGCCACCGAACTTCGCAAGTGTGAGGTGCCAGTAGAAGAGCTTGAAGACGGCTTAATCATAGAGGGCACAGACAATATAAAAGGTGCTGAGATTGAAACCTATGACGACCATCGTATAGCTATGGCCTTTGCTATTTTAGGCCTGGTGGTGGAAGGCATGGTTATCTTAAACCCTGGGTGTGTGGCCAAGTCTTTTCCAAACTTCTGGGAGATTCTCGGGACTCTTTACGCATGA
- the ilvN gene encoding acetolactate synthase small subunit — protein sequence MERKHTLSVLVENTPGALARIVGLFSGRGFNIDSLCVAPTLDPTLSHLTLVTHGDELIIEQIIKQLHRLVDVYKVVDVTEEAEFVEREMALIKVKAEKETRAEVLRMCDIFRCKVVDVSPRTYTIEVTGPESKLKAVIELLRPLGIKEIVRTGLIAMKREKKGI from the coding sequence ATGGAAAGAAAACACACCCTTTCAGTGCTGGTGGAAAATACTCCTGGAGCCCTGGCTCGTATTGTAGGGCTTTTTTCAGGTAGAGGTTTTAATATTGATAGTCTGTGTGTGGCTCCAACGCTTGATCCCACTCTTTCGCACTTAACCCTGGTTACCCACGGTGATGAGCTAATAATAGAGCAAATTATCAAGCAGCTCCACCGTTTAGTGGATGTTTATAAAGTCGTTGATGTTACCGAAGAGGCTGAATTTGTTGAAAGGGAAATGGCTCTTATAAAGGTTAAGGCTGAAAAAGAAACACGGGCTGAAGTTTTACGCATGTGCGATATTTTCCGCTGCAAGGTGGTTGATGTAAGCCCGAGGACTTACACCATAGAGGTAACGGGGCCAGAGAGTAAGCTTAAAGCAGTAATTGAGCTTTTAAGGCCTTTAGGCATCAAAGAAATAGTCCGCACCGGTCTTATTGCCATGAAGCGTGAAAAAAAGGGCATTTAA
- a CDS encoding DUF465 domain-containing protein gives MDREKELIAKYAEQHEELRKLVEEHRALDQQLEEFHRRPYLTAEEEVEKKKIQIKKLALKDQILAMVEKYRQMEESK, from the coding sequence ATGGACAGAGAAAAAGAATTAATTGCCAAGTATGCTGAGCAGCACGAAGAGCTCCGCAAACTTGTAGAAGAACACCGCGCTTTAGATCAACAGCTTGAGGAATTTCACCGTCGTCCATATCTTACAGCGGAAGAGGAAGTAGAAAAGAAAAAGATTCAGATTAAAAAATTGGCCTTAAAGGATCAAATTTTAGCTATGGTGGAAAAATATCGCCAAATGGAGGAGAGTAAATAG
- a CDS encoding DNA recombination protein RmuC, translating into MWEIVLGFGGFTVGFGLAWIIRQREVGLLKDQVQYLKGEKEKLSQEIAKHISQNLEALSGQIIERNTQVLSHLTREIFEAREKHFEKLTIPLSESLKNLEKQIKLLETERAKAYGQLEERLKTLVEEHLPRLEKETSLLKSIFQNPQQRGHWGEIQLKRLVEVAGLLEHCDFSPQVTTSKGLRPDLVVHLPGERVLAVDAKAPVLNQGKNVAKAIKEHIKSLSQKAYWEALRKELKRTPDFVILFLPAESLLSAAFREDPNIFEFAAERKVILATPFSLLAMLKAVAVSWQETALIENAQELIQTSREMYNRLENVSKHLEDLGKALERTTRQYEQLVGSFERRLLPFAQKFQELGAASQNKKLFFFRK; encoded by the coding sequence ATGTGGGAAATTGTCTTAGGGTTTGGAGGATTTACTGTAGGCTTTGGCCTGGCCTGGATAATTAGGCAAAGAGAAGTAGGGCTCTTAAAAGACCAGGTTCAATACTTAAAAGGCGAAAAAGAAAAACTTTCTCAAGAAATAGCCAAACACATAAGTCAAAACCTTGAAGCTCTTTCTGGTCAAATAATTGAAAGAAATACCCAAGTTCTTAGCCATTTAACCCGAGAGATTTTTGAGGCCCGCGAAAAACATTTTGAAAAACTGACTATTCCTTTAAGCGAAAGTTTAAAAAATCTTGAAAAACAAATAAAACTTCTTGAAACTGAACGCGCCAAAGCTTACGGCCAACTTGAAGAACGACTAAAAACACTTGTTGAAGAACACTTGCCAAGACTTGAAAAAGAGACCTCGCTCCTTAAAAGCATTTTTCAAAATCCCCAACAAAGGGGCCACTGGGGAGAAATTCAACTAAAGCGCCTGGTAGAAGTAGCTGGGCTCCTAGAACATTGCGATTTTAGCCCCCAAGTTACTACAAGCAAGGGTTTGAGGCCTGACCTCGTGGTGCATCTCCCAGGAGAAAGGGTTTTAGCCGTTGATGCCAAAGCGCCGGTGCTAAATCAGGGGAAAAATGTCGCTAAAGCCATAAAAGAACACATTAAAAGCTTGTCTCAGAAGGCTTATTGGGAGGCCTTGCGCAAGGAACTCAAACGTACACCGGACTTTGTAATTCTCTTTTTACCTGCCGAAAGCCTGCTTTCCGCAGCCTTTCGGGAAGACCCAAATATTTTTGAGTTTGCTGCGGAAAGAAAAGTGATTCTAGCTACACCTTTTTCACTTCTGGCCATGTTAAAAGCCGTGGCCGTTAGCTGGCAGGAAACTGCTCTTATAGAAAACGCCCAGGAACTTATCCAGACTTCAAGAGAAATGTATAACCGCCTGGAAAACGTAAGCAAACATCTAGAAGACCTCGGCAAGGCCCTTGAAAGAACTACCAGACAATATGAACAACTAGTAGGTTCTTTTGAGCGCCGTTTACTACCTTTTGCTCAGAAATTTCAAGAACTAGGCGCCGCTTCTCAA